A genomic window from Clostridium aceticum includes:
- the larE gene encoding ATP-dependent sacrificial sulfur transferase LarE → MKLQEKFHNLKENLRGLESVAIAFSGGVDSTFLLKVAQDVLGEKVIAVTARSSTFPEREFKEAKTYAENIGAKHIVIVSEELEIEGFSKNPTNRCYYCKHELFSKIQEVAKQHNINYVLDGSNYDDIGDYRPGMQAAKELKVVSPLKEATLTKEDIRILSKEMDVPTWNKPSFACLSSRFPYGHEINREKLGMVELAEQFLLDKGFRQVRVRHHGEIARIEVEKTERERFFDLQLMDEIGNKLKEIGFHYVTIDALGYRTGSMNEVLTEEEKN, encoded by the coding sequence ATGAAGTTACAGGAAAAATTTCATAACCTTAAGGAAAACCTTAGGGGACTTGAAAGTGTAGCAATTGCTTTCTCAGGAGGGGTAGATAGTACCTTTTTATTAAAAGTAGCACAGGATGTATTAGGTGAAAAAGTCATTGCAGTTACTGCAAGATCTTCTACATTTCCAGAGAGAGAGTTTAAAGAAGCAAAAACATACGCAGAAAACATAGGAGCAAAACATATTGTGATTGTATCAGAAGAACTAGAGATAGAAGGTTTTTCTAAAAATCCAACCAATAGATGCTACTATTGTAAACATGAGCTTTTTTCAAAAATACAAGAAGTAGCTAAACAACATAATATAAACTATGTTTTAGACGGTTCCAATTATGATGATATAGGAGATTATCGTCCTGGTATGCAGGCAGCAAAAGAACTTAAAGTAGTAAGTCCTTTAAAGGAAGCGACATTGACAAAGGAGGATATACGTATTCTTTCTAAAGAGATGGATGTACCTACGTGGAATAAACCCTCTTTTGCCTGTCTTTCTTCAAGATTCCCCTATGGACATGAAATTAATAGAGAGAAGTTAGGCATGGTGGAATTAGCAGAACAATTTTTATTAGACAAAGGTTTCAGACAAGTAAGAGTAAGACATCATGGAGAAATTGCTAGAATAGAAGTAGAGAAAACGGAGAGAGAAAGATTCTTTGATTTACAACTAATGGATGAAATCGGTAACAAACTCAAGGAAATAGGTTTTCATTACGTTACTATAGATGCTTTAGGTTATAGAACAGGAAGCATGAATGAAGTGTTGACAGAAGAGGAAAAAAATTAA
- a CDS encoding AEC family transporter, whose amino-acid sequence MSVFLFILINNIIPIFALIALGYFLTKKFDLNIHTLTKLNFYAFLPCFTFVSLYTTKIPLEMTKVLMAVIFLMVMNIFVVKLVAKACDYSEGMKNAFSNCVLFYNTGNIGIPLVTLVFSSQPFVINGETPYLNIALTAQIMVLVVQNITTNTFGFLNAGRATTHWKECIYKVLKMPTIYAIPLAFLLKAIPYDMTQLPIWPALEYARDALVSIALITLGVQLSRTAFELKNKDVYLATVIRLVIGPLLALLIIYLFHMEGIIAQVIMISSALPTGVNVALIAVEYDNFPDFSSQTVMFTTLSSAVSLAGVIYIARIFFPI is encoded by the coding sequence ATGAGTGTATTTTTATTTATTTTAATCAATAATATCATACCTATATTTGCCCTTATAGCATTAGGGTATTTTTTGACGAAAAAATTCGATTTGAATATACATACCTTAACCAAATTGAATTTTTATGCCTTTCTTCCTTGTTTTACCTTTGTAAGTTTATATACTACCAAAATTCCTCTGGAGATGACAAAGGTATTGATGGCGGTTATTTTTCTCATGGTGATGAATATATTTGTTGTCAAACTGGTTGCAAAAGCATGTGATTATAGTGAAGGTATGAAAAATGCTTTTAGTAATTGTGTATTATTTTATAACACAGGTAATATAGGGATACCTTTAGTGACATTGGTTTTTAGTAGCCAACCCTTTGTGATTAATGGTGAAACACCTTATTTAAATATTGCTCTTACTGCACAGATTATGGTTTTAGTAGTACAAAACATTACCACAAATACTTTTGGATTTTTAAATGCAGGCCGTGCTACTACCCATTGGAAAGAGTGTATCTATAAGGTCTTAAAAATGCCAACCATTTATGCTATTCCTTTAGCATTTTTACTAAAAGCCATACCCTATGATATGACACAATTGCCTATCTGGCCTGCTCTTGAATATGCTAGAGATGCTTTAGTATCTATCGCACTTATCACCTTAGGGGTACAGCTTTCACGTACAGCCTTTGAGCTCAAAAATAAAGACGTATATCTTGCTACAGTTATAAGACTCGTTATAGGACCACTGTTGGCACTGCTAATTATTTATCTATTTCATATGGAGGGTATCATTGCACAGGTGATCATGATTTCATCAGCACTGCCTACAGGAGTAAATGTTGCACTTATTGCAGTAGAATACGATAATTTTCCAGACTTTTCTTCGCAGACAGTAATGTTTACTACATTATCAAGTGCAGTCAGTCTTGCTGGCGTGATTTATATAGCAAGAATTTTTTTTCCTATATAA
- the recQ gene encoding DNA helicase RecQ has protein sequence MDIYKQLKTYFGYDMFKKGQEKLIKGILEGYDVLGIMPTGGGKSLCYQLPAVILEGVTIVVSPLISLMKDQVDALQEMGIEAACINSTLQTSELVEIMQEIESNRYKIVFVAPERLNSNSFMNMIRHIKVSLIAIDEAHCISQWGHDFRPSYLEIPRFIKRFKDRPVVAAFTATATKEIIVEIKALIGLQKPLEVTTGFDRPNLFYQVVKEGNKLAYLTNYLSNHFQEESGIIYCATRKTVEALVKKLKEKGISASGYHGGMETEVRQRNQESFMFNRTRIIVATNAFGMGIDKPDVRFVIHYNMPKNMEAYYQEAGRGGRDGEESHCILMYSPSDVVKQKLMIAGEEVAAEREALQYKNLQYLIDFCHTNDCLRNKILGYFGEEVTKENCGKCSNCLDQSEMMDITVEAQKVLSCIYRVNQRYGANIVIQVLRGSKNKKILEQGLNQVSTYNIMKDYSEKAIREVIMTLSARNYIHITTDKFPVLKLTSQSREVLQGKVKVYHKKDLIEKSLSENKKDVLGKKITDDYDEELLSLLKELRHTIAGEHNLPPFMIFHDRTLKEMASCFPQSQEAFLKISGVGMKKFENYGEKFLELIKDYCIRKKIDASLQEDKSHKSNEETEYSRYQLTYNCYLEGLSLEEIASKRDFKPATILQHLVRCQQEGLEIDWRRFMDDPAKEEAVIEVVKKIGAQKLKPIKEALPQDISYEDIRVVIIKNAL, from the coding sequence ATGGATATCTATAAGCAGCTTAAAACCTATTTTGGGTATGATATGTTTAAAAAGGGCCAAGAAAAGTTAATCAAAGGAATATTAGAGGGATATGATGTGTTGGGCATCATGCCTACGGGGGGAGGTAAGTCCCTTTGTTATCAGCTGCCAGCTGTAATATTAGAAGGAGTAACTATTGTTGTCTCACCCCTTATATCCCTTATGAAGGATCAAGTAGATGCATTGCAGGAGATGGGAATTGAGGCGGCTTGCATTAACAGTACCCTACAAACCAGTGAATTAGTAGAAATAATGCAGGAAATAGAGTCCAATAGGTATAAAATAGTATTTGTAGCACCAGAACGGCTAAATAGCAATAGTTTTATGAATATGATTAGACATATAAAAGTTTCTTTGATCGCTATTGATGAAGCCCATTGTATTAGTCAGTGGGGACATGACTTTCGTCCAAGCTATCTAGAAATCCCTAGATTTATTAAAAGATTTAAAGATAGGCCTGTAGTGGCAGCTTTTACAGCAACAGCCACGAAGGAAATTATTGTAGAAATAAAAGCACTAATAGGTTTGCAGAAGCCTTTGGAAGTTACTACTGGATTTGATAGACCTAATTTGTTTTACCAAGTTGTTAAGGAAGGAAATAAACTGGCTTACTTAACAAATTATTTAAGTAACCACTTTCAAGAGGAATCGGGAATTATTTATTGTGCAACAAGAAAAACAGTAGAGGCTTTGGTAAAAAAACTAAAGGAGAAGGGCATTTCTGCAAGTGGCTATCATGGTGGTATGGAAACGGAAGTACGCCAGAGGAATCAAGAAAGTTTTATGTTTAATAGAACTAGAATTATTGTAGCCACCAATGCTTTTGGCATGGGCATTGATAAGCCAGATGTTCGATTTGTGATACACTATAACATGCCTAAAAATATGGAGGCTTATTATCAAGAAGCCGGCAGAGGCGGTAGAGATGGAGAGGAAAGTCACTGTATTTTAATGTACTCTCCCTCTGATGTGGTGAAGCAAAAACTGATGATAGCAGGGGAAGAGGTTGCAGCAGAGCGCGAAGCATTACAATACAAAAACCTGCAATATCTCATCGATTTCTGTCATACCAATGATTGTCTTAGGAACAAAATACTAGGCTATTTTGGAGAAGAAGTTACAAAAGAAAACTGCGGTAAATGCAGTAACTGTTTAGATCAATCTGAAATGATGGATATTACAGTCGAAGCTCAAAAAGTACTATCTTGTATTTATAGGGTGAACCAGAGATATGGAGCGAATATTGTTATACAAGTACTGAGGGGGTCCAAAAACAAAAAAATATTAGAGCAAGGTTTGAACCAAGTATCTACCTATAATATTATGAAGGATTATAGTGAGAAGGCTATAAGAGAAGTCATTATGACTTTATCTGCTAGGAACTACATCCATATCACAACGGATAAATTTCCTGTTTTGAAGTTAACCTCACAGTCCAGAGAAGTGCTTCAAGGTAAAGTAAAGGTTTACCATAAGAAAGACTTGATAGAAAAATCATTATCAGAGAATAAAAAAGATGTCTTAGGTAAAAAAATAACTGATGACTATGATGAAGAATTGCTAAGCTTATTAAAGGAACTGCGGCATACCATAGCAGGAGAACATAATTTGCCTCCCTTTATGATTTTTCACGACAGAACCTTAAAAGAGATGGCATCTTGTTTCCCTCAGAGTCAAGAGGCTTTTCTTAAAATAAGTGGTGTTGGTATGAAGAAGTTTGAAAACTATGGTGAAAAATTCCTTGAGCTGATTAAGGATTATTGTATCAGGAAAAAAATAGATGCAAGCCTACAGGAGGATAAGTCTCATAAATCAAATGAAGAAACAGAATATAGTAGATATCAACTAACCTACAATTGTTACTTAGAAGGTTTGTCCTTAGAAGAAATTGCTAGTAAGAGAGATTTTAAGCCTGCAACGATTCTTCAGCATCTAGTAAGATGTCAGCAGGAGGGCTTAGAAATTGATTGGAGAAGATTTATGGATGATCCAGCAAAGGAAGAGGCAGTGATAGAGGTGGTTAAGAAAATAGGGGCACAAAAACTAAAACCTATAAAAGAAGCTTTGCCTCAGGATATTAGTTATGAAGATATTCGTGTAGTAATTATTAAGAATGCACTTTAA
- a CDS encoding putative bifunctional diguanylate cyclase/phosphodiesterase — MQIRDKNNNQQWILVRGKGVFDENNQLKMINGIILDITKLKEQEKHIKHLAYHDPVTDLPNRIMFMEELEKEIDKNKSGAVMLLDLDNFKGINDTLGHIYGDKLLRKVAQELLSIKDKKLFISRFGGDEFLILLKEETEIAEIQNYAQKISDIFTKRITTKEEAYISCSIGITLYPLHSNDVTQLIMNADIAMYHAKNSGKSNYKLFNQELTDNLKEKRRIETVLREAIEKEEFKLLYQPQVCSVTRKVIGFEALLRLKKHAISPAVFIPVAEETGMIIEIGRWITKEVASQITSWKKKGISIKPIAINFSAKQMNDLGYINFLEDIFKEENVDPNDIEIEITESIFLENKQETMTFLNNLRALGLKIVLDDFGTGYSSLRYLTFLPVHKIKLDKSLNDKFLELSNIAVMESIISLAHSLNLKVVAEGIEDTQQYQRLKLVKCDYIQGYLFSKPLEVKEAEDIHNYHFLL; from the coding sequence GTGCAAATTAGAGATAAAAATAATAATCAACAATGGATACTAGTTCGAGGAAAAGGAGTTTTCGATGAAAACAATCAATTAAAGATGATTAACGGTATTATTCTTGATATAACAAAATTAAAAGAACAGGAAAAGCATATAAAACATCTTGCTTATCATGATCCCGTAACAGATTTACCAAATCGAATTATGTTTATGGAAGAGTTGGAAAAAGAGATAGATAAAAACAAGTCTGGAGCTGTAATGTTACTGGATCTTGATAATTTTAAAGGAATCAACGACACGCTAGGCCATATATATGGTGATAAATTATTAAGAAAAGTTGCACAAGAACTTTTAAGTATTAAAGATAAAAAACTATTTATATCAAGATTTGGAGGAGATGAGTTTCTTATTTTACTAAAGGAAGAAACAGAGATCGCTGAAATCCAAAACTACGCACAAAAGATAAGTGATATATTTACAAAAAGAATTACAACTAAAGAAGAAGCCTATATAAGTTGTAGCATAGGAATAACCCTCTATCCCCTCCATAGCAATGATGTTACCCAACTGATTATGAATGCGGATATTGCTATGTATCATGCTAAAAACTCAGGAAAAAGTAATTACAAGCTGTTTAATCAAGAACTGACTGATAACTTGAAGGAAAAAAGGAGAATAGAAACGGTTTTACGAGAAGCTATAGAGAAAGAGGAATTTAAACTACTCTATCAACCTCAAGTATGCAGCGTTACAAGAAAGGTCATAGGTTTCGAGGCTCTTTTAAGGTTGAAAAAACATGCTATATCCCCAGCTGTCTTTATACCAGTAGCAGAGGAAACGGGTATGATCATAGAGATTGGAAGGTGGATCACCAAGGAAGTAGCTTCACAAATAACTAGCTGGAAGAAGAAAGGTATAAGTATAAAACCTATAGCTATTAATTTTTCTGCAAAACAAATGAATGATTTAGGTTATATCAACTTTTTAGAGGATATATTTAAAGAAGAGAATGTAGATCCTAATGATATAGAGATAGAAATTACAGAAAGTATTTTTTTAGAAAATAAGCAGGAAACAATGACATTTCTTAATAACTTAAGGGCATTAGGTTTGAAAATTGTATTAGATGATTTTGGAACAGGGTATTCTTCCTTAAGATATCTGACGTTTTTGCCAGTACATAAAATAAAATTAGATAAGTCTCTAAATGATAAATTCTTAGAGCTAAGCAATATTGCAGTGATGGAGAGTATTATTTCCCTAGCTCACAGTTTAAACTTAAAAGTTGTGGCAGAAGGGATTGAAGATACTCAACAGTATCAGCGGTTAAAGCTAGTAAAATGTGATTATATTCAAGGGTACCTTTTTAGTAAACCATTGGAGGTAAAGGAAGCAGAAGATATCCATAACTACCATTTCTTATTATGA
- a CDS encoding TDT family transporter — MSQMIKKVPIPMAGLMLALAATGNLVLSYGSIYRNVFGAISAIILVFLITKIFTQPKSLAEGFENPVVASVTPTFSMGVMILSTYIRPYLPSAAFAVWIVGLLIHCFLILYFTKKYLLNFNIKKVFPSYFVVYVGIVVGSVTSPVYGLTNLGQLIFWFGFISYLVLLPLVAYRVFVIKEIPEAALPTMIIFAAPASLCLAGYLNAFQEKNMMMVIFLASLALLMLFSTLLYMPKMLKLKFYPSYSAFTFPFVISGIAMKGTNAFFLNTGREIEILGYLVKFLEFWSIAMVLYVLVRYMIFIAPSQEAASPATSKN, encoded by the coding sequence ATGAGTCAAATGATTAAAAAAGTTCCTATTCCTATGGCAGGTCTGATGCTGGCTTTAGCAGCAACAGGAAACTTGGTTTTATCCTATGGTAGTATTTACCGAAACGTTTTTGGAGCAATCTCTGCAATTATATTGGTATTTCTTATAACAAAAATTTTTACTCAGCCCAAATCTTTGGCTGAAGGCTTTGAAAACCCTGTGGTAGCCAGTGTAACCCCCACTTTTTCTATGGGAGTGATGATTTTATCTACCTATATTAGACCTTATTTACCTTCAGCAGCCTTTGCTGTTTGGATTGTTGGTCTACTCATTCACTGCTTTTTAATCCTTTATTTTACCAAGAAATATCTTTTGAACTTTAATATCAAAAAGGTTTTTCCAAGTTATTTTGTAGTATATGTTGGAATTGTTGTGGGGAGTGTAACATCACCAGTATATGGATTGACTAATTTAGGACAGTTGATTTTCTGGTTTGGCTTTATTTCTTATTTGGTATTACTACCTTTAGTAGCCTATAGGGTATTTGTGATCAAAGAAATCCCTGAGGCAGCTTTGCCAACCATGATCATTTTTGCTGCCCCTGCTAGTCTTTGTTTAGCTGGTTATTTAAATGCATTTCAAGAAAAAAATATGATGATGGTAATCTTTTTAGCTTCCTTAGCACTGCTCATGCTGTTTTCTACGCTACTATATATGCCTAAGATGTTGAAACTGAAATTTTATCCTAGTTATTCTGCTTTTACTTTTCCCTTTGTCATTAGTGGCATTGCTATGAAGGGTACCAATGCTTTCTTCTTGAATACAGGAAGAGAAATAGAAATACTGGGTTATTTAGTGAAGTTTTTAGAGTTTTGGTCTATTGCTATGGTGCTTTATGTATTAGTAAGGTATATGATCTTTATTGCTCCTAGCCAAGAAGCTGCTAGTCCTGCTACCAGCAAAAATTAA
- a CDS encoding bacteriohemerythrin, with the protein MWKEKYKIGVPIVDQQHEELFKRVSDFIHTVQKKGVWEEKIDKVKETMVFMQEYVVVHFDDEEMYQEKIQYPDLDEHKQKHIQFKEAVGNYVKRFNEEGYSEELVQEFSGKLVAWLIMHVAAMDQKIGEYVDTQERGEL; encoded by the coding sequence ATGTGGAAAGAGAAGTATAAAATCGGGGTACCTATTGTTGATCAGCAACACGAAGAACTCTTTAAACGTGTATCAGATTTTATTCATACGGTTCAAAAAAAAGGTGTATGGGAAGAAAAAATAGACAAGGTCAAAGAAACTATGGTTTTTATGCAGGAGTATGTGGTAGTTCATTTTGATGATGAAGAAATGTATCAAGAAAAAATCCAGTATCCTGACTTGGATGAGCACAAACAAAAACATATTCAATTTAAAGAAGCAGTTGGTAATTACGTTAAGCGTTTTAACGAGGAGGGTTACAGTGAAGAGCTAGTTCAGGAATTTAGTGGTAAACTTGTGGCTTGGTTGATTATGCACGTTGCTGCAATGGACCAAAAAATTGGAGAATATGTAGATACTCAAGAGAGAGGAGAATTATAA
- a CDS encoding C-GCAxxG-C-C family (seleno)protein — translation MRKQVSIKKIKNDAEELYRKGDFFCSEAIVSSIKENFEIDMPEEIIAMASGFPVGIGRSKCVCGAVSGGIMMLGYFFGRTKGGDPKVQKTLELANELQESFKSNHKHLCCKILTHGMDMASGEHKNQCVGFTGEIAEKLASMIVRELQLVNIDE, via the coding sequence ATGAGAAAACAAGTAAGTATTAAAAAAATTAAAAATGATGCTGAAGAACTATACAGAAAAGGAGACTTTTTCTGTTCAGAAGCTATTGTTAGTTCAATTAAAGAGAATTTTGAAATCGATATGCCAGAAGAAATCATCGCTATGGCTTCAGGGTTTCCTGTAGGTATAGGAAGATCTAAGTGTGTCTGTGGTGCGGTATCCGGTGGAATCATGATGCTGGGATACTTTTTTGGAAGAACAAAGGGAGGAGACCCAAAGGTTCAAAAAACCCTTGAGTTGGCCAACGAGTTACAAGAAAGCTTCAAAAGCAATCATAAACACTTATGTTGTAAAATCCTAACCCATGGGATGGATATGGCATCAGGAGAGCATAAAAATCAATGTGTTGGTTTTACAGGAGAGATCGCCGAGAAGCTGGCCTCTATGATTGTAAGAGAACTACAGCTTGTCAATATTGATGAATAG
- a CDS encoding MFS transporter codes for MENDSKKFARMILVLGMMGFLANGDNYAVAPLLINISSDLGIPITKTALSVTSYMLCFGFFTIFFGPLGDRYGKTRIINIAAFGTAIFSIMGAFSFNLTSLVIFRAFNGAFGAGIFPVSIAFIGENAQDTNRQKMLGKFFGMMFLGSASATAIGGAIAYFASWRAVYFIYGVLELIMAFVMLKMLEKKPGTIQHLDLRRVYGEAFSNKELLKVVGTIFLIGFSVFGTFTYSGRFIQNHTGYNLLQVGLILTCFGLATVIGGRKASALREVLNTKFVPCAAILAVVSLMSLTFFSSPIVLSISLFGFGYAFVSIHTTLVTTAQGLMPKLRGTVMSLVSFNLFVGGAIGTSINGIILQKIGIEWIFSLAIIFMAVIFFISLWVIDLRLKRPGDSSLKNQLPQI; via the coding sequence GTGGAAAATGATTCTAAAAAATTTGCTCGAATGATACTTGTATTGGGCATGATGGGTTTTTTAGCAAATGGAGATAACTATGCAGTTGCTCCTTTATTAATTAATATTTCTAGTGACTTAGGCATCCCGATTACTAAAACAGCTTTGTCTGTAACATCCTATATGCTTTGTTTTGGATTTTTCACGATTTTCTTTGGCCCTTTAGGAGATCGCTATGGAAAAACAAGGATCATCAATATCGCGGCCTTTGGTACCGCTATTTTCAGCATCATGGGTGCCTTTTCTTTTAACTTAACTTCTTTGGTTATTTTTCGTGCTTTTAATGGGGCTTTTGGTGCAGGAATTTTTCCCGTCTCTATCGCTTTTATTGGAGAAAACGCTCAGGATACTAATAGACAAAAAATGCTTGGAAAGTTCTTTGGGATGATGTTTTTAGGAAGTGCCTCTGCAACTGCCATAGGAGGTGCTATAGCTTATTTTGCTTCATGGCGGGCAGTTTATTTTATTTATGGGGTTTTAGAGTTAATCATGGCATTTGTTATGCTGAAAATGTTAGAAAAAAAACCTGGTACAATTCAACATTTGGATCTTCGGAGGGTTTATGGAGAAGCCTTTAGCAATAAAGAATTGCTTAAGGTTGTAGGAACCATCTTTTTAATTGGATTCAGTGTCTTTGGTACCTTTACCTATTCAGGCCGATTTATTCAAAATCATACTGGATATAATCTTCTACAGGTAGGCTTAATTCTTACTTGCTTCGGTCTTGCTACAGTAATCGGTGGTAGAAAAGCCAGTGCTTTAAGGGAGGTATTAAATACTAAATTTGTTCCTTGTGCTGCAATTTTAGCAGTGGTTTCTCTAATGTCTTTAACCTTCTTCTCCTCCCCAATTGTGCTTTCTATTTCTTTGTTTGGCTTTGGCTACGCCTTTGTGTCCATTCATACTACTTTGGTTACCACAGCCCAAGGTCTTATGCCTAAACTTAGAGGTACTGTTATGTCTCTAGTTTCCTTTAATTTATTTGTAGGGGGTGCTATTGGTACTTCTATCAATGGTATCATTTTACAAAAAATCGGTATAGAATGGATATTTTCCTTAGCTATAATTTTTATGGCAGTTATTTTCTTTATTTCCCTATGGGTAATTGACCTTCGTCTAAAGCGCCCAGGAGACTCATCCTTAAAAAATCAGCTACCTCAAATATAG
- a CDS encoding DUF1292 domain-containing protein yields MGNCLNNCGCNDSSNKHLQHKKIYLTLADHTEVTCDVLDIFEVSGQNYIAVLPENSETALLYRLIENEGNPELSNIESDEEYELASKTFLAGIQQDMQ; encoded by the coding sequence ATGGGAAATTGTCTAAATAATTGTGGATGTAACGATTCATCTAATAAGCACTTGCAACATAAAAAAATCTACTTAACCCTTGCAGATCATACAGAAGTCACATGTGATGTATTGGATATCTTTGAAGTTAGTGGTCAAAACTATATTGCTGTACTACCTGAAAATTCTGAAACAGCATTGTTGTATAGGCTTATAGAAAATGAAGGTAATCCAGAACTAAGCAATATTGAAAGTGATGAAGAATATGAATTAGCATCAAAAACTTTCTTAGCTGGCATCCAGCAGGATATGCAATAA
- a CDS encoding chemotaxis protein CheX: MKAESVNSFYQATKDVFKLMLDLGIEQGKLGIVEDMVLSKDANVVLGVTGDLRGTILFSFPKEMILEMVKIMCGMEMDEIDSFVSSALGEVANIIGGNAVTILASNNYKCDIVPPQIFVGEYKSFSMANEKALLLPLKTQIGAFDINIFLKEK, from the coding sequence ATGAAAGCAGAAAGTGTAAACTCCTTTTATCAAGCGACAAAGGATGTATTTAAATTGATGTTGGACTTGGGGATTGAACAAGGAAAATTAGGGATTGTAGAAGACATGGTCCTTAGTAAAGATGCTAATGTGGTTTTAGGCGTAACTGGAGACCTTAGAGGCACCATTCTATTTAGCTTTCCAAAAGAGATGATTTTGGAAATGGTGAAGATTATGTGCGGTATGGAAATGGATGAGATCGACAGTTTTGTTTCTTCAGCATTAGGAGAAGTAGCCAATATTATTGGAGGTAATGCAGTAACAATTTTAGCATCAAACAACTATAAGTGTGATATTGTGCCTCCACAGATTTTTGTAGGAGAATATAAATCCTTTTCTATGGCTAATGAAAAGGCCTTGCTTTTACCTTTGAAAACTCAAATCGGAGCATTTGACATTAATATTTTTCTGAAGGAAAAATAA
- a CDS encoding transporter substrate-binding domain-containing protein: MDKNGNPAGFNIELTEAVLRTMGLRAEFRLDHWTEIRRQLAAGEIHMISGMFYSSDREVIYDFTTRHAVTSGDIFTRRGTKISDIRELEGLAVVVQEDDIIYEYLRKQNLNIAFIPVSTIEEALRLVSIGKYDYAAVLKVPGHYIIEELRIPNLQANNIAMAQSDYCMAVQSNNEDLLFVLNGGLNLLKATGEYQEIYDKWLGVYEEKSFIQEIKEYGWILGFVAIGLVLLAIWIATLKRMVAIKTKELKQANNTLNENQKVLNSYNQEVTVAYQQLTASEEELRAQYDEIQNYIKKLESLKQKYQIAIQGTNSVVWEYDLNDKSIYLSEEFKNIYGVTIDGKEKIEKIFHQLLTSEEKDKLIKEFMDYKKEKRRDL; the protein is encoded by the coding sequence TTGGATAAAAACGGTAATCCTGCTGGTTTTAATATTGAACTGACAGAAGCTGTTTTAAGAACAATGGGATTAAGGGCTGAATTCAGGCTAGATCATTGGACCGAAATAAGGCGACAGTTAGCAGCAGGGGAAATTCATATGATTTCAGGGATGTTTTATTCATCAGATAGAGAAGTTATTTATGATTTTACAACAAGACACGCAGTTACTAGCGGAGATATTTTTACCCGCAGGGGAACAAAAATCTCGGACATAAGGGAACTAGAGGGACTAGCTGTAGTAGTGCAAGAAGATGATATAATTTATGAGTACCTGCGAAAACAAAATTTAAATATAGCATTTATACCGGTTTCTACAATCGAAGAAGCTTTGAGACTAGTTTCTATTGGAAAGTACGATTATGCAGCAGTATTAAAAGTTCCAGGACACTATATCATAGAAGAACTAAGGATTCCAAATCTACAGGCAAACAATATAGCCATGGCCCAAAGTGACTATTGTATGGCTGTACAAAGTAATAATGAAGATCTGCTCTTCGTATTAAATGGAGGATTAAACCTTTTAAAGGCTACAGGAGAATATCAAGAAATCTATGATAAGTGGTTAGGGGTATATGAAGAAAAAAGCTTTATCCAAGAGATTAAGGAATATGGTTGGATTTTAGGCTTTGTAGCTATAGGATTGGTTTTATTAGCTATATGGATAGCTACTTTGAAAAGAATGGTAGCTATAAAAACCAAGGAACTCAAACAGGCCAATAACACCTTGAATGAAAACCAAAAGGTATTAAATAGTTATAACCAGGAAGTTACAGTGGCTTATCAACAACTAACAGCTTCTGAAGAAGAGTTAAGGGCTCAATATGATGAAATTCAAAATTACATAAAGAAGCTAGAAAGTTTAAAACAAAAGTATCAGATAGCTATCCAAGGTACCAACAGTGTTGTATGGGAGTATGATTTAAATGATAAAAGCATTTACTTATCGGAAGAATTTAAAAATATTTATGGTGTAACCATAGATGGGAAAGAAAAAATCGAAAAAATTTTCCATCAACTTTTAACATCAGAGGAAAAAGATAAGCTAATAAAAGAATTTATGGACTATAAAAAGGAAAAAAGAAGAGATCTATAG